From one Halalkalicoccus subterraneus genomic stretch:
- a CDS encoding ABC transporter permease subunit translates to ATLTASIVAGSVVVETVFNWPGLGRAFIDAINQREIDLIMAITLFTGVFIILANLLADILYAVLDPRIRYD, encoded by the coding sequence GCGACGCTGACGGCGAGCATCGTCGCCGGGTCGGTCGTCGTCGAGACCGTCTTCAACTGGCCGGGACTCGGCCGGGCGTTCATCGACGCCATCAACCAGCGCGAGATCGACCTCATCATGGCGATCACGCTGTTTACGGGCGTGTTCATCATCCTGGCGAACCTGCTTGCGGACATCCTCTATGCGGTACTCGACCCGCGGATCAGATACGACTAA